A stretch of the Argentina anserina chromosome 6, drPotAnse1.1, whole genome shotgun sequence genome encodes the following:
- the LOC126799757 gene encoding uncharacterized oxidoreductase At1g06690, chloroplastic, producing the protein MAMHVSSAGFSIFSHMRVNRVRAVASDNVSVEEQKVPLGASELKVTKLGIGAWSWGDTSYWNNFEWDDRKMKAAKNAFDASIDGGITLFDTAEVYGSRASFGAINSETLLGRFIKERKEKDPEVEVAVATKFAALPWRLGRQSVISALKDSLSRLGLSSVELYQLHWPGIWGNEGYLDGLGDAVEQGLVKAVGVSNYREKRLRDAYEKLKRRGIPLASNQVNYSLIYRTPEENGVKATCDELGITLIAYSPIAQGVLTGKYTPDNIPTGPRGQIYTRDFLTKLQPLLNRIKEIGEKYSKTPTQVALNWLIAQDNVVPIPGAKNAEQAMEFAGALGWKLNDDEVTELRSLASEIRPVTGFPVENL; encoded by the exons ATGGCTATGCATGTTAGCAGTGCAgggttttctatttttagtcACATGAGAGTTAATAGAGTCAGAGCTGTTGCTTCTGATAATGTGAGCGTGGAGGAACAGAAGGTGCCATTGGGGGCTTCTGAGTTGAAGGTGACAAAGCTTGGGATTGGAGCTTGGTCTTGGGGTGACACCAGTTATTGGAATAACTTCGAATGGGATG ATAGGAAGATGAAGGCTGCTAAGAATGCTTTTGATGCAAGCATTGATGGTGGCATAACCTTATTTGATACTGCTGAAGTTTATGGCTCCAGG GCTTCTTTTGGTGCTATAAACTCTGAAACTTTACTAGGAAG ATTTATCaaggaaaggaaagaaaaggatCCAGAAGTGGAGGTTGCTGTTGCAACCAAATTTGCAGCTTTGCCTTGGAGGCTGGGTCGTCAGAGTGTCATATCTGCCCTTAAGGATTCCCTCAGTCGCCTTGGTCTATCTTCAGTAGAACTGTATCAACTCCATTG GCCAGGAATATGGGGAAATGAAG GATATCTTGATGGTCTTGGAGATGCTGTTGAGCAAGGCCTTGTGAAGGCAGTTGGCGTCTCAAACTATAGAG AAAAGAGATTGCGTGATGCATATGAGAAACTCAAAAGGAGAGGTATCCCGTTAGCATCAAACCAAGTGAATTACAGCCTCATATACAGGACACCAGAGGAGAATGGAGTTAAGGCTACATGTGATGAACTTGGGATCACTTTGATTGCCTATTCTCCTATTGCTCAAG GTGTTCTCACAGGAAAGTATACACCTGATAATATTCCAACTGGCCCTCGAGGCCAGATTTACACTCGCGATTTTCTTACAAAG CTCCAACCTCTGCTGAACAGAATTAAGGAAATAGGAGAAAAGTACAGTAAGACACCTACACAG GTAGCCTTAAACTGGCTGATAGCCCAGGACAATGTTGTGCCAATTCCAGGAGCCAAAAATGCAGAACAGGCTATGGAATTTGCGGGTGCTCTCGGATGGAAGCTCAACGATGATGAAGTAACTGAGTTGCGCTCCTTGGCTTCCGAGATTAGACCTGTAACTGGTTTCCCTGTTGAaaacttgtaa